From Tiliqua scincoides isolate rTilSci1 chromosome 2, rTilSci1.hap2, whole genome shotgun sequence, the proteins below share one genomic window:
- the EIF3G gene encoding eukaryotic translation initiation factor 3 subunit G — protein sequence MPTGDYDSKPSWADQVEEEGGDDDKCITSELLKDIPLSGVLSGGVTVEPEPVPVPVPVPELVKGEPLPSPKELVNGNIKTVTEYREEEDGRKVKIIRTFRIETRKASKAVARRKNWKKFGNSEFDAPGPNVATTTVSDDVFMTFITSKEDLNCQEEEDPMNKLKGQKIVSCRICKGDHWTTRCPYKDTLGPMQKELAEQLGLSTGETTKLPGEPEPVQAQQSKTGKYVPPSLRDGASRRGESMQPNRRADDNATIRVTNLSEDTRETDLQELFRPFGSISRIYLAKDKTTGQSKGFAFISFHRREDAARAIAGVSGFGYDHLILNVEWAKPSTN from the exons ATGCCGACCGGCGATTATGA CTCTAAGCCCAGTTGGGCAGATcaagtggaagaagaaggaggtgATGATG ATAAATGCATCACCAGTGAACTGCTCAAAGACATTCCTCTGAGTGGGGTGCTGAGTGGAGGCGTGACTGTTGAGCCTGAGCCTGTGCCCGTGCCCGTGCCTGTGCCTGAGCTTGTGAAAGGAG aacccctcccatcccccaaAGAACTTGTTAATGGAAATATCAAAACAGTGACTGagtacagagaggaagaggatggcCGCAAGGTGAAG ATCATCCGCACCTTTCGGATTGAGACCCGGAAGGCCTCCAAGGCTGTAGCAAGGCGAAAA aACTGGAAGAAGTTTGGCAACTCAGAATTTGATGCTCCAGGCCCAAATGTGGCCACCACCACTGTGAGCGATGATGTCTTCATGACGTTCATCACCAGCAAAGAG GACTTGAACTGCCAAGAGGAGGAGGACCCCATGAACAAGTTGAAAGGGCAGAAAATTGTGTCATGCCGTATCTGCAAAGGTGACCACTGGACCACACGCTGCCCCTACAAGGACACCCTGGGGCCCATGCAGAAAGAGCTGGCTGAGCAACTGGGGCTTTCCACAGGCGAGACTACCAAACTGCCAGGAG AACCAGAGCCTGTGCAGGCCCAGCAGAGCAAGACTGGGAAGTATGTTCCACCTAGCCTGAGAGATGGAGCTAGCCGTAGAGGGGAATCCATGCAGCCCAACCGCAGAG CTGATGACAATGCCACCATCCGTGTCACCAATCTTTCTGAGGATACTCGAGAGACTGACCTGCAGGAGCTCTTCCGTCCTTTTGGATCCATATCCCGTATCTACTTGGCCAAGGACAAAACCACCGGTCAATCTAAG GGTTTTGCCTTCATCAGCTTCCACCGCCGAGAGGATGCTGCAAGGGCCATTGCAGGGGTGTCTGGTTTTGGCTATGATCATCTGATCCTAAATGTGGAATGGGCCAA